The genomic stretch taacctccaatcttctggaaagatgttccactagattctgtggagattcattcggccacaagggtgttagtaaagtcaggtactgatgtgggttcTGTAGGGTTGAGGgcagagctgtatagcaggagatcttccactccaacccataatCCACAGACGTCCAGTATAATTGTGCACTTCCaattttgtgggaacagtttgaagaactactacatatggctgtaaaagtcaggtgtcctaatacttgtcaatatactgtatgtttatatttttcctcAGGTAGCACAAAACATGCACATTTAGAAGGTTCTAGCACCTAAATTCGATTATATTAAATGCAGATGAAGTTTTGTTTCATTAAAGCAGAGTTCAGTGTAACACACCAGAACGAGTGCATTTTAGTGTTGAAATTGAGCACAATATTCCAATATCTTTCACATTTCTACTGTACAGTTCCAGCTGTACGACCGGAGAGAGATTTCTGACGGCGCAGGGCATTGACTATTCCACCTGGGGCATGTGGCAGAATATCGTGGCTCTGGGCTGCATGATCGTCATCTTCCTGAGTATCGCATACCTCAAACTGCGCTTAATTAAGAAATTCACATAGATGGATgcgcacacacatttacactgggTTTCGAGTTGTTCAATGACTAAATGTTTCCTccctttattacattttgcGCTAATTATTATACTTCTCAAGCCCTGCTTCATGATTAGCTCCGCCCCCTCAATCCCACCTTCCTTTTCCTTAAAGCTTTCCCAAATTTCATCAACAGTAATATAAGCTACagcatctatttatttttttcttaaaacatgCATTTATTCTCCAAAGCACTTGAACAGTATTTCTGCCTGGTTTATCCTCTACACAAAATCCTCCATTATAGTTTTTTGGGTtccaattattataaaaataagaaaaagcattttttttttttatgcaggaAAATAACTATGCAACATTTGCTGATTTGtactcatttttatatatacacaaatgagaGCATGATTGTTGTCCTGCACATAATTTTCATAAGTACATAGGAACAATTCACTTTTGTtcatgcaatttatttttttattattaaaaaaaatgtaattccaATTTGAAGCTGCTTCCAATAATTAAAGCACATTTTTCACAAGCTTAACTCTCGTGGAACAAAACTCGATCCCTGATTACTGACTGTATTATAGACACTTGTGTtgggaatgaaaagaaaaaaaacacctcattttatattaagtgactgttgtaaaaaaaaattaataaaataaatttttttaataataaaacttttctTCTGAAAATGTTTGAGTGCGCCTTCAGCCAATCAAAGTCCTTACAAAGTagataaatgattttagcaCATACAATCAACAAACGCACGATGTTTCGTAATGAAGTTTTAGGTAAAGTCCAGGTTTTATTACCGTTTTCCGAAACATACGAAAAAACAGACAAGTGACTAATCACATGAATTCATTTCTCACCAAAGTTTctaaagatggaaaaaaaaaaaagtctaaagtacctgttttttttttattaaaaaacaatctaAAACAATTTCTAAAGTTAGTAACAGTTAAGCTTTATACAGACTTAcgaaatattataatatatataaaaaaaacacagatcatGATGTAGAACGGCTAGGAAGCTGTCAGGAGAGCTGAATCATCGCGAGATCGAAGTCAGTGTAAAAAATAACCCTGAGGACGAGCCGATGGAGAGAAAGGacttgagaaacagtttgaTGCAGCACTGATGCAGTACAGCAAGACGAGGCGAATTCTGAGCTAAAAACTGAACGTAACTACGTTTAGTGATGGCGGTGTGGAAGTGAGCCGGTGCCGTACTGACCTGCAGCCGTACTGACGGGATGCTCCGTTACCGCTCCAAgtttacagagagagaaacggGACAAGAGTCCGACGCCGCAACTCCAAGAGAAGATTTCTGGCtcgttttatttgtttgtggaGAAAACCTTGCCGGTTAGGAAAAACCGGGTGTCTCGCCACGTCTCCATCACGGCTTCAGTCAGGGTTCAGCGGCGTGGGTCCGGAGTCGGAGGGCAGATTGACGCGctgctcgtccatgcgtttggCCTGCGAGCGCAAGATGAGGCTGAAGAAGTCTTCATCTGGGACCGTGGGTCCTCGCGTCGGGGGAGGCGGAGGAGCACACCTTTGATCGTCGAGCCGGGAACCCTGGGATAACGTCAAACCGCTTCAGTTAACACCGATAACATCAGGGACTTTATGAGGGTGTGAGTGACAGAAATACATTTACGTAGAGAATTAGTATTTTTGAAAGGGCTGCGTATCGATATACGTTGCGATACATTGCGATATTGCAAGCAAATCGatgtatttcttattttaagaaatctGTCATTAAGAACACACCACCGAAATAAACACACCACCGCATGTGTCTTTCTTAATTGTGGGAATCAATATTCTCCTACACCCAAGATTTTGTTCTGACCTGACACTTGATGAGTATGTCGAAGAAGTCGTCATCCGGCTCCTTGCTGTCAGCGCTGGCGATGAGCTGACTCAGCATGGCCTGGCTGTTGTTCTGGTCCAGCAGTAACCCCGGCAGTGCGCTCATGCTCGCCCGCTGCTCGTCCAGTCGCCGGTTTTGGGAGCTGGCCAACAGGTCCAGGAAGTGGCCGGGCTGAGCCGAAGCCGCCTCTTCGGATGTTGAAATAGCTACAAATGTAAGGACGAGGAAGATATATTAGGCcatattgaggaaaaaaaagatttagctgTAATTTGGTAGAGAAAGAATGGAAGTAGGAACAATGAGATGTTTTAACCCTTTAGGATTATATACCACCCAATTACAGTgcattacatttatacactgtatgtacacacacacatcagtgtgCTCATCCTATTACATCACACAGATCGTCAAGGCAAAGGGGAGGGGCTAACTCACGCTTTCTCACAGCTATGGGTGGGGTGTCACAAGGGGAAGGGGAGGAGCCACGGCTTAAGCCGCCACCCTGTAAGGAGCACCTCTGGTCGTCCATGCGGTTCCCCTGAAAGCGAGTAAGAAGGTCGAAAAAGCCTTCGTCTCCCAGAGTGTCCGGAGCGTACTGAAACGACAGGACAGGAAACAGATCAAAGATCCTTTTCACGTTTTTTGGATGAACAGAACGAATAAGAATATTGAATAAGGAACGCCCAGGTAAACTTATTATCACAGTGACGAGTGAAACGACAACTTCTGTATGAATGGAATAAATGAGGAAGTACCTTGGGATCCAGCTCGGGCAAACGAGAAGACAGGTTGGGGCTTTGCGGCGTTTCCATTGCACTAGCTCCATTGGCTTTCTGTTTCTTGCTCTTAAAACGATTGATGAAGAAGAGTTTGGATGACGTCTTGGCTATGGGGGAAGTTTTGGACTGCTTGGGGGAGACATCATCATCGCTCGCTGCTCCCTACAGAGACGGGAGTGTATAAAGTGGGGAAAAGACTAAAAATTAGAGGTTGACGGAGTCATTGGTTTTGCAAAAATCTATACaggtagtttttccgggttgctttGTACAGTACGACAAGGGCCTCTAGAGGCgattatttatttgaagtgttaatttttgtttcagtttaaatgcatgttttttccccaattcatatttatttcatttagcacatttttagaattcaatatttttttataataaaaaattcagtattttacattgttttatattttatttttttatcgaGTATCCATTTTAATAAACTATTGGTCGATAGTAGGATCCAACCTGGTAAAATCCGTCGACCGTCTACtggactgtgagtgtgtgtgtgtgtgtgtgtgtgtgtgagagagagggaaagtaCTTACAGGACTCTTGTCTTGATTAAGTTTCATAAGTTCCATGTTTTCCATGCTGTGTCTCCTTCCCGACCTGGGTTTCATTCCTGCAGAGTAATTATAAATAACTCGATGGTTAGATAAATattgatcattttaaatgtcataATTGTTGCTCTgtctacacacaaacaaatgtgtCATCATGGTGATATCCTTGTTTGCTCATCTTAACACAGCTGATTGgtcaaatgcaaataaaacaatCCTGAGTTTAGGTTACAGTGTGAGCTGAGCCTCCTTTGTCCTCCTCATGTCCATCTGGGGTTTCAATGGGTTCTCAGGTTTCCTATGCTGAATCCCCCCTCGGTGTGAAGTAATGGGTGCACGGTTTCTTGTAATGCGACCGTAACAGTCGACTGATTAATCGGGCTgatttttggcattttaaaaCTATCGGCCATCAgccgattgtgctgcaaattaggccaATTAATAATTGTTGTGGAGCACATGATGCCTCTCCTGGGAAGCAGATTTTGCCATTCCACCAGGACAACCCTGTGATGTCCCCCCTCACGTTTTGAAATGGACCTCCTGGTAACCCAAGAAAAGACTTAAGTccctattttttgtttttgatctaGCCTATATttttcattggttaaatatgatgctcATTCTGACCCTCTTTCAGGGTCAGATACAATTTTCAACTGATGCATGTAATTGGATAAACTGCAGCAAATTATTTTCAAGTTGTTGAGATACTATAGACTAGTGTTGCAGTATATACTCTTACTAGAATGGTATCGCGATACCCTACTTTTAAAAATGATACGATTCCTCATTTTATCACAGTCACCCCTATAATTCACGGATTTTCGGAACTCGGGATCCCCCGCTGTACAGGTATTTTAAGAGTGACAGCTGTAGTTCTGCGTGTTCGACAGTAGAGGGCAGGGTGTGGGCAGCGCGCTGCTTCTACAGCACAATGAGTGACTGTTTTTTCATGTTGATGAAACAAGAGGCATGtaactttaaataataaaaaatattaaatacataaataaaaatattcgatttttttgtcaaaacagtTGTActattttagtgtttatttataaataaaaacaaagttccATTATTCAGTGACTTTTCctgttttattattgatttagtATTAGTATCATGATATTTAATAAAGGTATTGTATCAATGTCAAAATGTTGGTATATTGACAACACTACTATGgacaggttttttgttttgtgttaccTGTTTTACTGGTACTGTCCACCGGGCCGTCCATGTAGCTCGCAGCGTGGTTCTGTTTCAGACCCAACACCAGCTGCAGGTCTGAAACATTCATTCTGGCTGTCAGCTCTCCGCTCCGATCTccaatctaaacacacacacacacacacacacaaaacgagAGCATACGTGTGATGCACAAGCAGATAACCCCATgctgatagtgtgtgtgtagtcctCAGTGGGACTCTAACACTGGAGTAAGGCATTTCCTGTACAAGCCGTTTCCTCTTATCTTCTATTATGACCAAGATTGGaatgacaaaacacacacacactcacctcgaTGGAAATCTCCAGATGTTTCTCGGCATAGTGTACGGCCTGTTCGTGGTTTCCCAGAGCTGTGTGGGCGTTCCCTAAACTCCAGCACGCTCTCCCTTCTCCTATCCTACAAACacaggaagaaaaggaaaaagagaagagaaagtgaatgaacacagctgtgtgtgtgtgtgtgtgtgtgtgtgagtcatcattggtttaaatcccagcaccactagactgccactgctgggcccatgagcaaggcccttaaccctcaattgctcagctgtactcagttctctctCAACTGAGAGAACAGTaagataagggtgtctgctaaatgctataaaGGTAGTGCGTACCTGTCTTTAAGGTCCTGAGCAATGATGAGGTGTTTAAGGTGGTAGTCGATGGCTCTCTCGTAGTCCTGGAGCAGGGTGTACGTGTTGCCCAAACTGTAACAGGCCTGAGCCTCTACCGCCCGGTCCCTCAGCTGCCGAGCCAGCTGTAGCGTGCGTCTGGGCGAATACAACGCGTATACACACAAGGTAAGTCAAATGGGATCGAGTCGACAAGCAACAGTAATGTTTTAAATCATCCAGAAATACCAGAGCGCTGAAAAACGAGGACGTGTTCACGGGTTTGTTCCAAACATACGTAATGCAAACCAATTTTTAGAATCTGCAATCGTATCGAATTCATTCTGATTGCGAAACATGGGTGCAGTACGTCCCCACAAAGCACTAATCAAAGCATAATGAACTTGCTTGTAGTTTTCAGCTGCCACCTCGAACTGGCCCAGGAAGATGTACGCGTTTCCCAGGTTACAGTAAGCCCTCCTCTCGGCAGCCCGGTCACCGAACTCCTTAGCGATGAGGAGACGCTGtggatgcaaaaataaataaataaacaaataattataataataaaaaaaaaacgcgaaCCTTGGTGGTTTTTATACACCGTTACATCGATTCTGTTACGACGTCGTTGATTCCTTCAGAGACGTACCTGTTCGTGAGCCAGCACCGCGTTCTCAAAGTTCCCCAGCAGGTACTGCGTGTTCCCCAGGTTGCCGAACGTCCGTCCTTGTGCTGCTCGATCGCCCAACTCTTTCACGATGCACAGGTTTGCTCTAGAAACACAGTGATACAGTGATACTGTAGAACAGATCGATTGGTTTGCAAGAACATGACCGTACACGTTATCGCGACTTTATATACAGCAGCGTGGTTGAatgctcgattctgattggccaggtGTTTCTGACATAACCCTGAGGATGACTTGTACCTGGTATTACATTAGAGAGCGACTAATAGaggattttactgataccgataggaaggttggattgtacttgccCATAACTGATATATCAACCCATACAATCAAAACACTACATGTATCAAGCCCTAGTACTAAACTTTATATccaaaaaacataatttaacaattaaaacaatgtaaataaCACGGAAtcatgtgctaaataaaataataattagtgattcgccactagaggccgctctcctAATGACAGCGAACCTTCTCAACCGCTCTAGTGAaggacgcaacccggaaaaactatcagtatgaaTTTTTACAGATacccgatagttccagcaatcaactactGGTGCCGAATAATCGGCAAAACCGATAAATCGGCCGACCTCTAGTTTAAATGTATGTGCTTGGTCTAATACCTGTCATTGCTATAGTAACACTTTAATTGACATTGTGATGTTTTGTGGGCTTTTTTAgcttttatggaaggagtctctaaTGTCAGTGCATTAGAACTCTTTTGTGACATCTTCCGGCAGAACATTTGGATAACAACGCAATAACAGAACCTTGTTTCATGGACATCCCACATCAGATTTGTGCGAGATTCATTTagatacaagggtgttagtaaaatcaggtactgatgtaggtgaggcgagGAGGAATGGGTTGTGGAACCTTTCATCTCACAGGTGTGCAAttagttggagctctatagcaggagatcttccacacaattccaacccatatcttcatggagctgactttgtacacagcaaatggggacttaatgtggaatgttcaaaaagcaaaacaatgtTCAGGGGGCCACAAGGTTTTGTACATATGGTGTATATTATTACAGAAAATGTAATGGATTTAAAACTTATCGTAAATCGCTGCTTTTTACGATTTATTTTTGGTATAttcttgccattttttttatttcatggctATAGAACGGAAGTCATTTAGAAATCAGGCCATTCgtataaaagtgcttttttaAGGGTTTAATTATGGATTAAGTTTCTTCACGCCAAGTCGTCACGTACCCGTACCATGTGTTTCGCATCATGACGCATGTAGAAAATATGTTGGGGGATTTATAGTGCGAGCAGTAAAAAGCTTACGGATAATTAGGAAGCAGTGCTGCGCTGCCAAATCGACACGCAGTTCAAAGGGCTGCTGTTTCGGGTtcgtgtgtgtataagtgtgcaTAAGTGTGTAAGTGCCTGGATTAAAAGCTCACGTCTGTAATACAGTCCTGACTCCTCTTTAATTTAGCCCACAGTCACGACTTCCTCACGTGACATCGGCGGATCGGCAGAACGTTCCTGTCTGCTTTTGTGCATTTCCAAGAAACCGTGGGCGGTGTGATGTTCTGactttctgttcattatttctCGTGACGGAGCGTCATCTAACGCCTCAACAAAGTGTCCCTggctaaattatttatttatttatttttattatgctttttatccatttattgttacatttcagTGTTGCGtaacaagttagttcctgtatCACTATTGTTTGTGCAGCtgtaaacacacgcacacaaaaacacacatcagctactacacatgcacactataacacactttatagtgtgcaaaaacacacacacaccataacatGCACACACCAGATAGTAGAAACACGTGTGCATCATaacatgcaaaacacacacatgcacaccattGAGTGCACACACAAGGATGACCAAAGGCATACCCCACACACCTCAGCACAGCCCCATAACATacagaatatattatatatatatatatatatatatatatatatatatatatatatatatatatatattaacacgcacatgcagaaaaacatcacagcatgcaaaacacacactttagcaATGCATACAAACCAACACACAAGCATGATCAAAAGCTAACACACATCAGCACAGATACCATAACACACAACAGATagtacaaacacaccacaacacattCAATGTcgcacagaaagacagacaaacagtcagtctcatacacacacacacacttactcataaTACTCTGTTGCTTTCTTTAACGCGATACGCGCCTCCTCTGGAAACTCTCCAGGGTCCGTCCCACTCCAACATATGTTCTTCCCCTTGGCATGGTACACGTTCCCATAATTATACAGCGCCCGTGCCTGCCCCACCtatcaaaccacacacacacacacacacacacacacacacacacacacacacacacacatttcagagGAAAGTAACCACTGTTGATGACATGGCTATAATGGATCGTCGCCTACCATGTGACTATATGACACTAAAATAgtcttcaaacacacacacacacacacacacttactgtctGGACTGAAAAAAGACCACGTCGGAAAAaactcatttacacacttacTGTTGCCCGACTTGGGTCGAGCGGCACGTGCCGTACGATTGTACCGCGCCAAACATAAATATTCACTCCCTTGAACTTGATACAAGTCACACAAGCGGACTTTAAGTTCTAAACCCTGAATCTACGCAAAATACCTTCAATGTCTTCAAGAaacaaacaacagcaaaaaaaagatgtaCAAGTTGTACATGTCCTCCAATTAGGGTGAACCtttgtatactatatataagttctgtgaagcatggtggtggtagcttcATGTTAGCACATGCTTGGAATAATAATACGGGCTTGTCAGCTCATTAGCTACAATCGCCTGAAATTATCAATTGGAATTGAAACCATTGCTTTAAACTGCACAGCTTCCACTCACACTTCACTAGAAGAACGTTCATCACCTTGTCATGGAGCATCCGAGAAATATCCAGGTGTTTCTGGCAACAAGTCGCCGCCTCGTCATACCGGCCCAGAACCTTCAGTGTGTTCCCGAGATTCCCGCTTGCTTTGGCCTCGCCCTGGTGATCTCCGATtgttctgaaaagaaaaaaacagacgtTCAATCGTTTGCAAATATAGAActgttgtccatatagtgcatgttGTTTTTATCTTCTTCCAGCACCTCATGAAGGCCTCTGGTTTTCGAGCGAGATCTGGAGAACACTGCACTTTAAAGGCCTGATAAACAGGTCTGTTTGGTGGCTCTCCACAGAAGTCCTGAGGATCAAAATCTCGGCATGTTTGAGCATTTTTCCCCCTCATGAAAAACTTGATTTGAATCAGGACTCTGTAAATGCCAGGAGTTTCGCAGGAGATGGAATCAGACAGAGGTATcgtatgtatattaaaaaaatgttaggAGAAGAATGTCACAGGCTGCGAGGTGTTAAATATATGATTAACTACATCtgattgttttttccccaaatgtgCTTTCGGGGGTGAAAAGTTAAgtaggcaggaaagttttcttTTCTCCGGAAAAGAAAACcgaactgcatttatttttaaaacacgaTGTTTCGTTCCACTTCCTGTACTACATACGTACACGTCTCGTAATCATTTTAATCACAAGTCCCGTCAATCAACATTTGACAGAACACCACTAAACATCAATCCATCAGAGAGAATCAACCTTACATAAGAGCagctaccaaaaaaaaaaattttattttacgaAAATTCTATAATCGTTGCCATGGTAACATGTATAGTAAGTACATAAGTTCGTATTCATTAACTGATggaattaatatattcatttttgtaaGAAAACCTTTATGGATGTTTTTCCACCACAAGAAAGTCTTCGTTGTGTAGATCGGATTGCAGTTttctcagaaataaaaattggaagaaaaataaaatcaattt from Silurus meridionalis isolate SWU-2019-XX chromosome 16, ASM1480568v1, whole genome shotgun sequence encodes the following:
- the gpsm2l gene encoding G protein signaling modulator 2, like isoform X2 → MEASCLELALEGERLCKTGDYRVGVSFFESAIQVGTEDLQILSAIYSQLGNAYFHLQDYTKALEFHRHDLTLTRTIGDHQGEAKASGNLGNTLKVLGRYDEAATCCQKHLDISRMLHDKVGQARALYNYGNVYHAKGKNICWSGTDPGEFPEEARIALKKATEYYEANLCIVKELGDRAAQGRTFGNLGNTQYLLGNFENAVLAHEQRLLIAKEFGDRAAERRAYCNLGNAYIFLGQFEVAAENYKRTLQLARQLRDRAVEAQACYSLGNTYTLLQDYERAIDYHLKHLIIAQDLKDRIGEGRACWSLGNAHTALGNHEQAVHYAEKHLEISIEIGDRSGELTARMNVSDLQLVLGLKQNHAASYMDGPVDSTSKTGMKPRSGRRHSMENMELMKLNQDKSPGAASDDDVSPKQSKTSPIAKTSSKLFFINRFKSKKQKANGASAMETPQSPNLSSRLPELDPKYAPDTLGDEGFFDLLTRFQGNRMDDQRCSLQGGGLSRGSSPSPCDTPPIAVRKPISTSEEAASAQPGHFLDLLASSQNRRLDEQRASMSALPGLLLDQNNSQAMLSQLIASADSKEPDDDFFDILIKCQGSRLDDQRCAPPPPPTRGPTVPDEDFFSLILRSQAKRMDEQRVNLPSDSGPTPLNPD
- the gpsm2l gene encoding G protein signaling modulator 2, like isoform X1; this translates as MGINAKQLRHCISSHVLRRGRQVQSAKGENVAAKQERSPLKEWLRRHRRKRRKGMEASCLELALEGERLCKTGDYRVGVSFFESAIQVGTEDLQILSAIYSQLGNAYFHLQDYTKALEFHRHDLTLTRTIGDHQGEAKASGNLGNTLKVLGRYDEAATCCQKHLDISRMLHDKVGQARALYNYGNVYHAKGKNICWSGTDPGEFPEEARIALKKATEYYEANLCIVKELGDRAAQGRTFGNLGNTQYLLGNFENAVLAHEQRLLIAKEFGDRAAERRAYCNLGNAYIFLGQFEVAAENYKRTLQLARQLRDRAVEAQACYSLGNTYTLLQDYERAIDYHLKHLIIAQDLKDRIGEGRACWSLGNAHTALGNHEQAVHYAEKHLEISIEIGDRSGELTARMNVSDLQLVLGLKQNHAASYMDGPVDSTSKTGMKPRSGRRHSMENMELMKLNQDKSPGAASDDDVSPKQSKTSPIAKTSSKLFFINRFKSKKQKANGASAMETPQSPNLSSRLPELDPKYAPDTLGDEGFFDLLTRFQGNRMDDQRCSLQGGGLSRGSSPSPCDTPPIAVRKPISTSEEAASAQPGHFLDLLASSQNRRLDEQRASMSALPGLLLDQNNSQAMLSQLIASADSKEPDDDFFDILIKCQGSRLDDQRCAPPPPPTRGPTVPDEDFFSLILRSQAKRMDEQRVNLPSDSGPTPLNPD